The Sinobacterium norvegicum genomic interval AGCAATGCCTGCTCAGGCAGGCGTAAGTTTTCGATCGGCTTATTGAAATAATACTGCGCCGCCAAACCGAAGCCATGAATCGCTCGGGGACCATCCTGGGCCAGGAATACCTCGTTGAAATAGCCCTGTAATATTTCCTCTTTGGAGTAGTGCAACTCCAACAGTAGCGACATTACCGCCTCTGTTGCCTTGCGGTAAAAACTCCGGCCCGAGTGCAGATAATAGTTTTTTACCAACTGCTGCGTCAGCGTACTGCCGCCCTGCACCACCCGACCGGCCTTAATATTAGCGACACTGGCGCGGGCAATCGCCTTAACAGAGATACCCCAGTGCTGATAAAAGTCACCATCTTCCACCTCAACCAACATCTGCTGCAGCGACAGTGGGATTTGGTCGAGTTTAAGCAGTAGCCGATCTTCATTGTGGCTCGGGTAAATACCACCAATCTGTAGCGGCTCCAGCCTGATCAAGTCGGCATCACGGTAATCGGCCGATAGGCGCTCTAGCTTACCGTTGTGCCATTGCAGTGATAAACGCTGAGCCGGCTCCACCCCATCCCAAAACGAGAATTCGCGACTGTAAATGTCCAAGCGTTGACCGCTGGCCGCCATATGACCGGGCCGTGAAACCTTGCTTACCGGCCTGTAACCGGCATTGCGCAGCTCGGTTATCACCTGTTGCTGACTAATCCCCTTGCCCTGATAAAGTTCCAAAGGACGGGCATAAACCTTGGCGGGTATTTCCCATTTCTTACCACTGAAGGTTGAGCGAATCTGAGCATCGAGGAAAATAATAAAGGCAAAGCCAACAACGGCCAACACCAGCGTTAACTTGAAAACAAAGACCTTAAAACCGCCACCTTTGGCCTTTTTGCTGGCTGGCTTGCGTTTTTTAGCCGCTGTTTTTTTGGCTGGTCGCTTCTTTGCCGGGGGTTTACGTGCTGCTGGCATTGGACTCGCTATCTCATTGAAATGGTGGTGGGCAGTATACCGCGTTGATCTTTGGCGTTGTTTTTTTATCGTCACATTATCAACACATAATGGCTGAATTTAGCCACGACTACAGGCATAATCTTCGCTTTAAAATATTGGCGCTGCAATGTTGGCGCAGCCTGGGTCATAAAAATAGGAATCAACATGAGCAAATATCATATCTACGGCCTCGGCGCCGGCCTTGTCGACACAGAAATAGAGGTCGACGATGCGTTTTTGGCTGCTGCCAAGATTGAAAAAGGCCTGATGACGCTGGTCGACGAGGCTCGTCAAAACGAGCTCATGGTGCATCTCAGTGACCACCTTGTCGCCAGCAAGCGCGCCAGCGGTGGTTCTGCCGCCAACACCGTCATCGGTGCCGCCCACTTTGGTGCCAACACCTATTATTCCTGTAAGTTGGCCAACGATGAGAATGGCGATTTTTACCTCGCCGACCTCAACGCCGCCAACGTCGACAGCCAACAGCAACAGCGTGGCGAGGGCATTACCGGTAAGTGTTTGGTGATGATTACCCCCGATGCCGAGCGCACCATGAATACCTTTCTCGGCATGAGCGAGACGCTGGCCACCGACAACCTCGACTTAGAGGCGCTGGCCGACTCTGAATACTTTTACGTGGAAGGCTATGTGGTCACCTCACCCACTGGTCGTGCTGCTGCCATTGCAGCCCGCCAGCACGCTGAAGCCAACGGTGTAAAAACCGCCATCAGCCTATCCGACCCCGGTATGGTGCAGTTCTTCAAAGACGGCCTGAAAGAAATGATTGGCGACGGTGTCGACTTACTGTTCTGCAACAAAGAAGAAGCCCTGGGCTTTACCGCCACTGACAATGTCGAGGATGCTGCCGAGGCACTGAAAGCTGACGCCAAGGCCTTTGTCATCACCCTCGGTGCCGACGGCGCCTTGATCTTTGATGGCCAAAAATTGATCAGCGTTGCCGGCTGCGAAGTCACCGCCGTCGACACCAACGGCGCTGGCGATATGTTTGCCGGCGCCTTTCTTTACGCCATCACTGCAGGGCAGAGCTATGAGCAGGCCGGGTTGCTTGCCAGCCGCAGTGCGGCTCAAGTCGTCAGCCAATTTGGCCCCCGTCTTCGCCCTGAGCAATACCTGCCACTGAAAGACTAAGTGGCTGTCGCCAAGCCTGATATACTCAGGCTTGGCGCTATTCAACACCTCTTCCGTCTCACCAAATTGCAGGTTTATTTATGCTTTGGATGTGCCCCATCTGCCACAGCCCACTTCAACATCAAAGCCAGCATAAAAATTTTCGCTGCAGCAACAATCATTGTTTCGATATTGCCAAAGAAGGCTATTGCAACCTGGTGCCCGCCAACCAAAAAAACAGCAAGAACCCCGGAGACAGCAAGGCCATGATTCAGGCCCGTCGTTTGTTTCTCGGCGCCGGTCATTATCAACACTTGGCCGACGCGCTCAGCGCCATGATCATCCGGCATCACCCAACCGCCAACAACATCCTCGAAGTTGGTTGTGGTGAGGGATATTACCTGCGACAGATAGATGCCGCCAGCCAGCCAAATCAGGACACTCGCCAATATCACGGCCTCGACATCAGCAAGGAGGCAGTCAAGCTCGCTGCTAGAGCCAACAAGAGTCACAGCTACAGCGTCGCCAGCAGTTTCAATATGCCGGTGCTCGCCGATGGCGGCGATATTATTATTCGCAACTTCGCCCCGGCACCCAGCGAGCAAATCCAGCGCGCGCTGAGCGACGACGGCCTGTTTATTGTCGTCACCCCCGGTCAGCACCACCTGTTTCAATTACGGGAACTGATTTATCGATCGGCAAAACCCCACGAAAGCGACATCACCGGCGTCGAGGGCTTCAACCTGATCGATCAGCAGCATCTCAGTAAAACCATTCATATCAATGTCGCCAGTGAGGTCAGCGCACTACTGCAAATGACTCCCTATTACTGGCAAACCTCGGCCGAGGACCAACTGAAGTTGGATCAGCTCAAGCAACTCGAATGCCAGACAGATTTTGTCATCAGTGTCTTCAAGCAATAATGAGGTTTACCGGTGGATATCTATGCGCGCCGTTTCTAGCCACTACGGTAGTCCAGCCAAGGCGATATTAATCATCCCACTTCTGGCTCGTTTTTTCTCGATATCGCCAATGCCTTGGCACCGCAATACTTTATCCAGTCTCGCTTATCCGTAACCACAACGGCAATCCACCGGCGTTACCGCTATTGACCTCGGTACAATTACCCATTTCAGAATTCTGCCATCAGTTTAAGATAATTAGTAAGGAATACATCGTAAACTGCGAAAGGAGTTCACCATGGACTATAACCAATATAACCGCGATTTAGCCCAGAAGCGCCAGCTACATTCGGCGATTGAAGCGCTGCATTTACTGCAGAGTAATATCGATGTCAGCCCTGCCGAATACGCCACAATCAACCTACTCATTCAACGGGCTCAGCTGCTCAGCAGCGAGATCAATCAACAGATTAACGCCTTGCAGCGTGAGGTATTGGCGACAAAGAATCAGCAGGGCGCAGCACTGCAATAACTCAACTACCGTGGCCGGGAAATGCCAGGCCGGCCTCGGTCAAGTTATGGCGAACCAATTGCCGGATCAGCTTTGCCACTCGAAGGTAAAACCCTCTATTGGGTGAGTTTTTCCGCCACGCCAAGACATGACTACGACTCAAGCTCACACCGTCAATATCCAACACCGCAATAGATTCCGGCCGGTGAATTTCAGAATATATATACAACGATGGCAAAAACGCCATGCCCATGCCCATGACGACCATCTGTCGCAATGCATCCAGGCTGGTACCCTCGTAGTCACGCAGTATATTAGCCCCCAACGCCTCATAACACTGACGCACCTGCTGATAATGGCTGTATCCGGCCTCCAGCGTCAGCACATTCTGCCCATGTAAATCAGAGGCTTGTAGCCTTCCTTGATCGGCAAAGCTGTGGTCACGACTACAGACCAGTTTCAACGGCTCGTCAAACAGCACCTCGGTGGTGATTTGCGGATGCTGAAAGGGCAGTGGAATTAACACCAGATCCAAACGCCCCTCCACTAAGTCGAGTTCCAGTGTCTTCGGCTTTTTCTCTCGGACATAGAGCTTTAACTCACCGTATTGGCGATGCAAATCCGATAGGATGTGCGGCAGCAAATAAGGCCCCAGTGTCGGCGACACCCCCAGCCTTAGCAGACCGCCGACACCGCCACTGAGCAGCGATGCCCGATCGGTAAAGGCTCGCATTTGCTCAAGGGTCTGACGGGCAGTGTCGAGCAAATCACGTCCTGCCGGGGTTAACATCGCACCACTGCGGCTGCGCTCGAACAGCGGTAGTTTGAGTAACTGCTCTAGGCTATAAATCTGTGCACTGAGCGTCGGCTGACTGATAGACAGGGCGCTGGCCGCTCCGCGAAACGTCTTTGCCTCGGCCAGGGCAATAAAATACTCCAGCTGTCTGATGGTAGGGGCAGGTGTCGGCATAAGCGTCCTTGGCGGCGGTATAAAATTAGGCAAACAGCATTGATAGCCTCATGCTATCAATAAAACTCAAGGACTACTATTGAGCTATCACCGATTTAACGACATAGTATCGGCAAATAAAGGCAACAAGGTATCGCAGTTCAATGAAAAAGTTATTAGCAGGTGTCGCTGAGTTTCAGCAAAACGTCTTCCCCGAGCACAAAGCACTGTTCGGCGAACTCGCCAACAGCCAAAACCCAGAAACACTGTTTATCACCTGTTCCGACTCCCGCATCGACCCCAACCTGCTGACCCAAAGCAAGCCGGGCGACCTTTTCATTTGCCGCAACGCCGGTAATATCATCCCACCCCACAGCCAAAGCACCGGCGGTATGACCGCATCGATTGAGTATGCAGTCGCCGTTCTAGGCGTCAGACAAATCGTCATCTGTGGCCACACTGACTGCGGCGCAATGAAGGGCGCGCTTGACCTTGCCAGCCTCGATGACTTGCCCCATGTTAAAGAATGGCTGGGGCATACCCGCTCAGCCATCGAAGTGGTAAAGGCACAGCATGGCAGCCTTGACCAAAGCCTACTGCGACGAGTGACGGAAGAAAATGTGCTGCAGCAGCTGCAAAACCTCAAGACCCATCCCGCAGTCGCAGCCAAAGTCGCCTGCGGCGAGCTGACCTTACATGCCTGGCTGTATGAAATAGAGACCGGTGGTGTCTGCTGCGGCAATAGTGATGAACACAAAGAATTCCAGCCAATTTAATCACTTTAAACATCGTGATTTGTCGCAGTAAAAAAAAGCCCTGGTAACATGTTACCAGGGCTTTTTTATCGGGGTAAGCGCTTTAGAAATCCGCCAAATCGCCCTTGCTCTCAAGCCAAGTTTTCCTGTCGCCGGAGCGCTTCTTGGCCAATAACATATCCATTAACTCATCGGTGTCTTCTTCCTCTTCCTCGATTGCCAGGCGAACCAGTCGTCGTGTATCGGGGTTCATCACCGTGTCCCGGAGCTGACCGGGGTTCATCTCACC includes:
- a CDS encoding hydrogen peroxide-inducible genes activator gives rise to the protein MPTPAPTIRQLEYFIALAEAKTFRGAASALSISQPTLSAQIYSLEQLLKLPLFERSRSGAMLTPAGRDLLDTARQTLEQMRAFTDRASLLSGGVGGLLRLGVSPTLGPYLLPHILSDLHRQYGELKLYVREKKPKTLELDLVEGRLDLVLIPLPFQHPQITTEVLFDEPLKLVCSRDHSFADQGRLQASDLHGQNVLTLEAGYSHYQQVRQCYEALGANILRDYEGTSLDALRQMVVMGMGMAFLPSLYIYSEIHRPESIAVLDIDGVSLSRSHVLAWRKNSPNRGFYLRVAKLIRQLVRHNLTEAGLAFPGHGS
- a CDS encoding carbonic anhydrase, which translates into the protein MKKLLAGVAEFQQNVFPEHKALFGELANSQNPETLFITCSDSRIDPNLLTQSKPGDLFICRNAGNIIPPHSQSTGGMTASIEYAVAVLGVRQIVICGHTDCGAMKGALDLASLDDLPHVKEWLGHTRSAIEVVKAQHGSLDQSLLRRVTEENVLQQLQNLKTHPAVAAKVACGELTLHAWLYEIETGGVCCGNSDEHKEFQPI
- a CDS encoding adenosine kinase gives rise to the protein MSKYHIYGLGAGLVDTEIEVDDAFLAAAKIEKGLMTLVDEARQNELMVHLSDHLVASKRASGGSAANTVIGAAHFGANTYYSCKLANDENGDFYLADLNAANVDSQQQQRGEGITGKCLVMITPDAERTMNTFLGMSETLATDNLDLEALADSEYFYVEGYVVTSPTGRAAAIAARQHAEANGVKTAISLSDPGMVQFFKDGLKEMIGDGVDLLFCNKEEALGFTATDNVEDAAEALKADAKAFVITLGADGALIFDGQKLISVAGCEVTAVDTNGAGDMFAGAFLYAITAGQSYEQAGLLASRSAAQVVSQFGPRLRPEQYLPLKD
- a CDS encoding putative RNA methyltransferase, with the translated sequence MLWMCPICHSPLQHQSQHKNFRCSNNHCFDIAKEGYCNLVPANQKNSKNPGDSKAMIQARRLFLGAGHYQHLADALSAMIIRHHPTANNILEVGCGEGYYLRQIDAASQPNQDTRQYHGLDISKEAVKLAARANKSHSYSVASSFNMPVLADGGDIIIRNFAPAPSEQIQRALSDDGLFIVVTPGQHHLFQLRELIYRSAKPHESDITGVEGFNLIDQQHLSKTIHINVASEVSALLQMTPYYWQTSAEDQLKLDQLKQLECQTDFVISVFKQ